Proteins encoded within one genomic window of Bos indicus isolate NIAB-ARS_2022 breed Sahiwal x Tharparkar chromosome 23, NIAB-ARS_B.indTharparkar_mat_pri_1.0, whole genome shotgun sequence:
- the LOC139178865 gene encoding olfactory receptor 4A47-like, with the protein MEPWNNVTYFVLLGFTQNPKEQKVLFVLFLLFYIFTLVGNLLIVVTITVSKTLNSPMHIFLACLSFIDLMYASLIFPRLITDLYFGENTISFQTCLTQLFTEHFFGGSEIVLLLVMACDHYVAICKPLHYLVIMRQRVCFMLLVLSFVGGFVHSVIHLFTFYGLPFCGPNIIDHFLCDMFPLLKLVCTDTYIIGILVVANGGLMCTIVFLLLLISYGVILHSLKNLSQEGRWKALQTCGSHVTVVVCFFVPCIFMYVRAAKTFPIDKSF; encoded by the coding sequence ATGGAACCATGGAACAATGTAACTTACTTTGTCCTCCTGGGCTTCACACAGAATCCAAAGGAGCAGAAAGtcctttttgttctgttcttgCTCTTCTACATTTTCACTCTGGTGGGCAACCTGCTCATTGTGGTGACTATAACTGTCAGTAAGACCCTGAACTCACCTATGCACATTTTTCTTGCTTGCTTATCATTTATAGATCTAATGTATGCCTCTTTGATCTTCCCTAGATTGATTACAGACTTGTACTTTGGGGAAAATACCATATCCTTCCAAACTTGTCTGACCCAGCTGTTTACAGAACACTTTTTTGGTGGATCAGAGATCGTCCTTCTGCTGGTGATGGCCTGTGAccactatgtggccatctgtaagcccTTGCATTATTTGGTGATCATGAGGCAAAGGGTGTGTTTCATGCTTCTGGTGTTGTCATTTGTTGGTGGCTTTGTGCACTCAGTAATTCATCTTTTCACCTTTTATGGGCTCCCATTCTGTGGCCCCAATATCATTGATCACTTTCTCTGTGACATGTTCCCTTTACTGAAACTCGTCTGTACTGACACCTACATCATTGGCATCTTAGTTGTGGCCAATGGAGGACTGATGTGTACTATTGTTTTCTTACTCTTACTCATCTCCTATGGAGTCATCCTGCACTCTCTGAAaaacctgagtcaggaagggagGTGGAAAGCCCTCCAGACATGTGGTTCCCACGTCACTGTGGTTGTCTGCTTCTTTGTTCCCTGTATTTTCATGTATGTGAGAGCTGCTAAGACCTTCCCTATTGACAAATCATTTTGA